The DNA segment TTCGTTCGGTTTTTTTACCTCAACCCAACCTACATTTTTTTTGCCCTATTCTTAGCTGTATCAGTCCACTACCTATCTGTAAGCGCAAAGCTCAGGCTACCGCCGACAAAAATCTACTAGTCGTCATATTTTTAGTATGAGTTAGCGAGCGTCAACAACATATTTAATCAGTTGGGTCAGACGTTGGCGTAGGGTTTCTAATCCTAATCGCTGACTTGCGGAAATAAACACAGCCAGGGGAAATTCTTCTTGAGCTATAGCCAGTGTGGCACTATCTACTTGGTCAATTTTGTTGAAAATCACCAGTGCAGGGCCGGGAGTTACTGGCATTTGTGCCAATATTTCCCTGACTGAACGAATATGGCTTAACCAAGCCGGATGAGATAAATCAACCAAATGCAGTAAAGCGTCGGCTTCTGTGACCTCCTCTAAGGTGGCGCGAAAGGCATCCATTAAGGAAGCAGGAAGTTCGTGTATAAACCCTACTGTATCTGTGAGTAGAATCTCTTGAGTTGCACCAGTGTCGCCCTCAGCAATGACTAGGCGGCGGGTGGTGGGGTCAAGAGTTGCAAATAATTGGTCGGCTGTGTAAACTTCGGCATTGGTGAGAGCATTCAACAAAGTGGATTTACCCGCGTTGGTATAGCCCACCAAAGCCACAGAGGGAACTTCCTGATTTTGCCGTCTCAGGCGTAACCTTGAACGATGCGCCTGTAACTGGTTTACTTCTTGTTGCAGTCGGGAAATCCGTTTTTGAATCGCCCGGCGTTCTGTTTCCAGTTTCGTTTCACCAGGGCCACGTGTCCCAATACCACCACCTAACCGGGACATAGCTAGACCTCTGCCACTGAGTCGCGGCATCATATATCCTAACTGTGCGAGTTCTACTTGCAATTTACCAGCACGGGACTGAGCGCGTTGGGCAAAGATATCTAAAATAACTTCGGTGCGGTCAACTACCCGGACACCAATTTTTCTTTCCAAGTTACGAACTTGGGCGGGTGAGAGGTCGCGGTCAAAGACAACGAGATTAGCTCCCAGGGTTTGGGCTGTGAGGGCGATTTCTTCAACTTTACCTTCACCAACTACCGTCTGCGGATGAATGCGCGATCGCTTTTGTTGTACTGTCTGCAATACCTCTCCGCCAGCCGTATCCACCAACCGGGCTAATTCCACTATGGTGTCCTGGAATTGTTGGGGAGTGGTTTTATCAGTAATTAGTCCCACAAGTAGCACCCGATCATGGTCACCATCTACTTCTTGGGCGACAAATTCCCGTTGAAATTCTGCTTCCAGACCTTCCACCAAGTCGATAAAGTCATGCTCTGACAACATATCTAAACTCATAGGCGGCGATACGCTAGAGTATAGAGCGGTATCTTGCGCGAGGGACTTTTCATCGCTGATTACTAATTGCGGAGTTGCTACGAGGTGTTTGGTACTTGAGACTAGGTGAGCCAAATAAGTTTCTTTGACGTACCCAGTGGAACCGCCACCACGCTTTGTAAATCCTGTGCCGGTGATATTTATCACTGCCAAAGCATCTAAACGTTGCAACGCCATCGCCGTCAGTGCCGATTCATTGGGCGGTTCCGGCTTGAGATGGGTAGCTATACAACGAATACCGCTCAGACGTTCTGCACCGTAACGGGGCAGTTCTAGCGGTGGTATTTGCGTTTGACGTGGTGTACCTACCCCTACACGCATCACTTGTCCGCGACGGTTGAGGTAGGCACATATCGGCTGATTGATTTCTGTGCTAATTGCTGCCAGACGCTGGGAAAACTCAGGCGTGGTGATGCGATCGCCTGGGATGCGCTGGTGGTACAGTCGCTGTAGTTGTTTCAGCTGACTGGCTTTTAGTCCTTGGAGATTGCCAACAATAGTTTCTATAGGCGTTTATGACCAGTAAATGGCCCCCCGAATTCTTACTTATGTCTATTTTACAACAGCCTTTTGTCTGCAAGCTCTTTCTTTTGGAGGAAGCATTCTGTATTTTTGGGGAATTTTTCTCTAGAACCCTCAGACTAGAAGTCTGGGGCTACACAGACAAAGCCTGCCTATGCAGGCTAAATGCAGGTATTCTTTAAATCAGATAAAAGTTCTTCTTCTGTTAAATCAATCATCGCCACACCATAACGATGTAAATTAAGTAAAAAACTTACCCTATCTACACCTGCCAACTGTGCAGCTAAACCAGAAGAAATTCGTTTCATTTCAAATAGTTTGACTGCCATTGCCATTTTTGCCTCCTGCTCAAATTCTTCTCTGGTTTGCTGAAGGGCATCTGGTAAAGTTTCTGGATACTCGATTTTAAGCTGTGACATAATAATTATTTGGAATTATCCTTTTTAAGGAGCGCTTTTAATTTCAGATGCCTAAAATTCACCTGCTTGGATAGTCGTCATAAAGTCCTTCGTCTTCTGGTGCGTAGCCTTGCAAAAAAGCATCATGACTAGGAGTAATGTTAGATTCTTGTACTTTAATCAACATTTGAAAACGTTCATCTTCTCGAATACCATCAAAATCAGAGTCAGTTCTTGCCATTTCAAGATATTCATCAGGACTTAGATTAATTGCTTGTTGCAGGTTTTGTAACGCTTGTTCAATATTACCTAGTTTGGCATCACAGCAAGCTTTGTTGTACCAAGCTAGGTGGTAATCAGGTTTAAATTCCAGGGCTTTGTCATAAGATGCGATCGCTTCTTCATAGCGTCCTAAATTCCCCAGCGCATACCCCCGGTTGAACCAAGCTGGCTGGTAATCAGGTTTAAATTCCAGGGCTTTGTCATAAGATGCAAGTGCTTCCTCATAGCGTCCTAAATCATCTAGCGCATTCCCCCGGTTGTACCAAGCTGGCTGGTAATCAGGTTTAAATTCCAGGGCTTTGTCATAAGATGCAAGTGCTTCCTCATAGCGTCCTAAATCATCTAGCGCATTCCCCCGGTTGTACCAAGCTTGGTGGTAATCAGGTTTAAATTCCAAAGCTCTGTCATAAGATGCAACTGCTTCCTCATAGCGTCCTAAATTCCCCAGCGCAATCCCCCGGTTGTTCCAAGCTTTGTGGTAATCAGGTTGAAATTCCAAAGCTTTGTCATAGGATGCGATCGCTTCCTCATTGCGTCCTAAATTCCCCAGCGCAAACCCCCGCTTGAACCAAGCTTGGGATAAATCAGGTTGAAATTCCAAAGCTCTGTCATAAGATGCAACTGCTTCCTCATAGCGTCCTAAATTCCCCAGCGCATTCCCCCGGTTGTACCAAGCTTGGTGGTAATCAGGTTTAAATTCCAAAGCTCTGTCATAAGATGCAACTGCTTCCTCATTGCGTCCTAAATCATCTAATGCAAACCCCCGGTTGTACCAAGCTTGGTGGAAATCAGGTTGAAATTCCAAAGCTTTGTCATAGGATGCGATCGCTTCCTCATTGCGTCCTAAATCATCTAATGCAAACCCCCGGTTGTTCCAAGCTTGGGATAAATCAGGTTGAAATTCCAAAGCTCTGTCATAAGATGCAAGTGCTTCCTCATTGCGTCCTAAATCATCTAAAGCAATCCCCCGGTTGTTCCAAGCTTGGGATAAATCAGGTTGAATGGACAGGGCTTTGTCATAAGATGCAAGTGCTTCCTCATAGCGTCCTAAATCATCTAAAGCATTCCCCCGGCTCTGCCAAGCGTAGTGGTCATCAGGTTTAAATTCCAGGGCTTTATCAAAGGATGCAAGTGCTTCCTCATTGCGTCCTAAATTCCCCAGCGCAATCCCCCGCTTGTACCAAGCGTCCTGGAAATCAGGTTGAATGGACAGGGCTTTGTCATAAGATACGATTGCTTGTTCATAGCGTCCTAAATTCCTGAGCGCAAGCCCCCGGTTATACCAAGCGTCCTGGAAATCAGGTTGAAATTCCAAGGCTTTGTCATAAGATACGATTGCTTGTTCATAGCGTCCTAAATTCCTGAGCGCATTCCCCCGGTTGTTCCAAGCTTGGTGGAAATCAGGTTTAATTTCCAGGGCTTTTTCAAAGGATGCAAGTGCTTGTTTCTCATCTTGTCCAGCAGACTGTAACCTTCCCAACTGAATAAATAAATCGTATTGACGCTCAGGTGTTTGATGCTCTTCGGCAATTAGTCCTTGAATTTGTAGAATTTGTTGATTTCTTTGTTCTGGAGTTAGCTGAAGTAGTTTTTCATAATCCTCTGCCAAAGAATGACGTAACGATTCTTGCTCTAACATTTCTGGACCTATAGCAAATTCAAATAAACCAGAACGCCAGTCAAAGAAATCGGGAGCGCGTTGAATAAAATATTTAATAGCAAACTGAGGCAGCAAGAACACAAAACAAATCTTAAAATTATCTCTAAAGCGTTCTCGTTGTTGGTTGAGGTTAATTAAAATAGGTGGTACACCCTTCCAACTATACGAATAAATATCCCTACTGTTCCACCCTGCGAAACTTTTGCATTCTTCGTATTCATACAACGAATGCTCTAATCCCGTAATAAATAAAATTCTGATTTGTTCTTTATTCTCTAATTGCTCAATTTCGTCATATAAATTATGAACTGATTCCGTCAGCCTCAATACCTGGATATTTTTATTGGCAATATCTGCTTTGATTTTGGTAATCATCTGCTCACCTTCTGCCGGAGAACAACGAGCAAAGAATAAGCCAAAGCCTTCTGTAAATTTCAGAGCGCGGACTAAGGCTTGATATTCTTCATCGCCTTCTGATGGTAAGTCATTATCCCAATCAGTAAGTTCTAGTGTCATAAACTTAGCCCATAAATGCTAACTGTTAATGGGTAATATCAAAACTGTTTCTTTTATTATGAGGGATATAATTTATTAAAAGCATCTTTAAATTCTTTAACTCCTTTAAGAAGGGGATGAATATCATACCAAACTCGACTTTCTTCATCCTTATCAATATATCGATATTCCAAAATACAGCGATTAAATAATAAACCCCGATATAATTGATCGTTTTGTTTCTCTTTAGAATGATGCACTGTTGCTAGTGCTTCCCATTCATTAGCGAAAACAGTATTACTATAAGTATTTCTTAACTCGCTAATTGAACGCTTTACGGCTCTGGTAGGGATGGGCAGGGTGTTAGTATATTTCATCGCTTCCTTCATTAATAATAATAAATTTCGCACATGACCCCCACTCATCAAGCATATTGCCTCTAATGCCTGACGTTCCTCAAATATATCAACAATAGATAGATTAGGGTCTATCAAACTCAGACGTTTTTGTAACAATTCGGTAACTTTATTAATTCCCCGGTCATATTTTTGATTTTCAGGAGTTTGCACCATAATCATCGGCAATACCTGAGTTTTTCCATAGATATCGGCTACATTAGTCGCGTGGTTAGAATACAGTAAAGAAATTGGCACTGTATAAATCAGATGGCAATCTAATTCTTGGAGTTGTCCACTGCGGTCTATAAAAATTTGCTCATGATTGCTGCGTCCACCTTCTTGAGGTATAGGCAAAATTCGATCTAGGTTGTCAGCAATTAATACCAGTTGAGAATAACCTTCAGGTAAGTTTTTTTTAGCATCTCTAATAAACTGATTCAACGCCTTAATCAAAGTGGTTGTATGAGGATTGACTTTTTCTCTAATTTTTTGGCGTTGGCCAGGTTCAGCTTTCAAATTTGCTGTAATTTTGGCAAATTGGGAAATTTGCAGGTCTATACTTAATTTCTCTAGAGATACCTCAGTCAGTGCTAAATCCTTTAAATCTTGCCAACGGTCATTTAACCAGTTCAATAAACTGTCTGGAGAAGCGTTATCTTTTAACGCCCTCAATAAATGACGCGTACAAGCTAAGAGAATATCTGTATATTGGGCATCTTCTGGATCAATATCTTCTTCATCAGCAGCAAAATAGACAACAAAGCAACCGTTTTCATCTAAATATTTCTGAAGTCGCAACAATTCCGTTGATTTACCAGCACCTCGATGACCTGCATATAGTTGAGAGGTCATTCTGTCGGATAACAAAATTTCCCTCCCCACTTCTACCAAGATGTCACCATCTCCCCGCACTTCTGAACAATCGACATAAGCTGGATCTCCAGCAGGTAAGGGTCGAAATGGGTCAAAGGAGTTATATATCCGTTTTAAAATGGCAAAATCTTGGGTCATAAGTTGGAATTTAGCACTGTAGCGTCATATTAACTCAAATATGTGTATTAGAAGTAGGTTGGGTTAAGCGCAGCGCAACCCAACGCTGCCAATGATGTTGGGTTTCCTTTCGTCAACCCAACCTACAATTTTTTTACAATTTTTGGGTCATCCCTAATGTGAGTTCGCCAGTGTTTCACAGCCATTTGCAATTCCCCCGTCATCCAATTATCAAACTGGGGATAAATAGGCAAACGTGGCACTAACTCCCACCCCGCAGGCTGTAAAACTTCTCTCAAGGCTTGTTCCTGAATATGAGGATAATCAGGATTCACTTCATCTTTGGGACTAATTCCGCCTAAATCTCTCGCGCCAGCTTCTATACAAGCCAGTAACCATCCATCATCTTTAACTAAATTTGGCGGAATTTGAATTGTAATATCTGGCGGTAAAATTTGACGTGCTTTGGCAATCACTTCTGGGAGTTGATGAGGGTCAAAAGCTTCTGCATCAAAGGTTTGCTGATTTCCTGGGCTGTGGGGCTGCAAGATGACTTCTTGAATGTGATGGTAACGCTGATGTAAATCAGATATCGC comes from the Nodularia sp. NIES-3585 genome and includes:
- a CDS encoding ATP-binding protein encodes the protein MTQDFAILKRIYNSFDPFRPLPAGDPAYVDCSEVRGDGDILVEVGREILLSDRMTSQLYAGHRGAGKSTELLRLQKYLDENGCFVVYFAADEEDIDPEDAQYTDILLACTRHLLRALKDNASPDSLLNWLNDRWQDLKDLALTEVSLEKLSIDLQISQFAKITANLKAEPGQRQKIREKVNPHTTTLIKALNQFIRDAKKNLPEGYSQLVLIADNLDRILPIPQEGGRSNHEQIFIDRSGQLQELDCHLIYTVPISLLYSNHATNVADIYGKTQVLPMIMVQTPENQKYDRGINKVTELLQKRLSLIDPNLSIVDIFEERQALEAICLMSGGHVRNLLLLMKEAMKYTNTLPIPTRAVKRSISELRNTYSNTVFANEWEALATVHHSKEKQNDQLYRGLLFNRCILEYRYIDKDEESRVWYDIHPLLKGVKEFKDAFNKLYPS
- a CDS encoding UPF0175 family protein translates to MMSQLKIEYPETLPDALQQTREEFEQEAKMAMAVKLFEMKRISSGLAAQLAGVDRVSFLLNLHRYGVAMIDLTEEELLSDLKNTCI
- a CDS encoding tetratricopeptide repeat protein, translated to MTLELTDWDNDLPSEGDEEYQALVRALKFTEGFGLFFARCSPAEGEQMITKIKADIANKNIQVLRLTESVHNLYDEIEQLENKEQIRILFITGLEHSLYEYEECKSFAGWNSRDIYSYSWKGVPPILINLNQQRERFRDNFKICFVFLLPQFAIKYFIQRAPDFFDWRSGLFEFAIGPEMLEQESLRHSLAEDYEKLLQLTPEQRNQQILQIQGLIAEEHQTPERQYDLFIQLGRLQSAGQDEKQALASFEKALEIKPDFHQAWNNRGNALRNLGRYEQAIVSYDKALEFQPDFQDAWYNRGLALRNLGRYEQAIVSYDKALSIQPDFQDAWYKRGIALGNLGRNEEALASFDKALEFKPDDHYAWQSRGNALDDLGRYEEALASYDKALSIQPDLSQAWNNRGIALDDLGRNEEALASYDRALEFQPDLSQAWNNRGFALDDLGRNEEAIASYDKALEFQPDFHQAWYNRGFALDDLGRNEEAVASYDRALEFKPDYHQAWYNRGNALGNLGRYEEAVASYDRALEFQPDLSQAWFKRGFALGNLGRNEEAIASYDKALEFQPDYHKAWNNRGIALGNLGRYEEAVASYDRALEFKPDYHQAWYNRGNALDDLGRYEEALASYDKALEFKPDYQPAWYNRGNALDDLGRYEEALASYDKALEFKPDYQPAWFNRGYALGNLGRYEEAIASYDKALEFKPDYHLAWYNKACCDAKLGNIEQALQNLQQAINLSPDEYLEMARTDSDFDGIREDERFQMLIKVQESNITPSHDAFLQGYAPEDEGLYDDYPSR
- the hflX gene encoding GTPase HflX translates to MRVGVGTPRQTQIPPLELPRYGAERLSGIRCIATHLKPEPPNESALTAMALQRLDALAVINITGTGFTKRGGGSTGYVKETYLAHLVSSTKHLVATPQLVISDEKSLAQDTALYSSVSPPMSLDMLSEHDFIDLVEGLEAEFQREFVAQEVDGDHDRVLLVGLITDKTTPQQFQDTIVELARLVDTAGGEVLQTVQQKRSRIHPQTVVGEGKVEEIALTAQTLGANLVVFDRDLSPAQVRNLERKIGVRVVDRTEVILDIFAQRAQSRAGKLQVELAQLGYMMPRLSGRGLAMSRLGGGIGTRGPGETKLETERRAIQKRISRLQQEVNQLQAHRSRLRLRRQNQEVPSVALVGYTNAGKSTLLNALTNAEVYTADQLFATLDPTTRRLVIAEGDTGATQEILLTDTVGFIHELPASLMDAFRATLEEVTEADALLHLVDLSHPAWLSHIRSVREILAQMPVTPGPALVIFNKIDQVDSATLAIAQEEFPLAVFISASQRLGLETLRQRLTQLIKYVVDAR